The sequence agaagggtaaaattacatctgtctgtaacgaaatgggtaatcaaaattaaatactaggaataagtgaaccaattggaaagtaatggagttttaaactaaagaaaaagacagttcttttttctggaaaaaaagaaggattatTCAGGGTTGctatgatttccaaaaaaaaactgaaatcctaaattgggtacagcccaaaaaatgacgcattttaaaaaatcaaataaaagcaaaaaccccataaaaattagtattttttacaATGCTANNNNNNNNNNNNNNNNNNNNNNNNNNNNNNNNNNNNNNNNNNNNNNNNNNNNNNNNNNNNNNNNNNNNNNNNNNNNNNNNNNNNNNNNNNNNNNNNNNNNtatataaatatataaatatatatataatattatatgtatatttttatatataatatatatataatataaatatattaatatatatatatatatatatataaatatatataatatataaaataagcgcGCGTGCGCACTTTACACGCGCGGGCGatggtgtgtgcatggatgcacccacgcactcgcatgtgaCGATTGGTGTATGCACTTGcaatgatttacataattttaggtaaatcgaacctagatacgatgaagttccttgggcaagaacttcacctcgattgcctatttagccactgggtggccaagccagcccaagtcagtgctggtcccaagcccggataaatagagagagtgattacctaaaaaggtaacactggcactctccgtgaaaaggaactggggaccctaccacgtactcactccaagagtatcacaacatgaaaactacaattaaagtatcatgctgtaaccacggcggctcaaacatgaacctaccgttaaaaaaaaaaaaaaaaaaaaaaaaaaagaaagaaaaaaaacgaaaaaaaaaaacgtacgtctatattctgtatatacatacatacatgcatacatatatatatatatatatatatatatatatatatataaatatatatatatatttatgtatgtatggaatcaccattgtgattattttcagccttgcttttcatttcctttattccttctagATTTTTAATTAGCATgtgtgaaaaaaatgttttggatgACCTTTCTTAATGCTGTAATGAAACTCTTAACAAACAATTTTAATGCTTACAGGAAAATTATTCAAGGTCTTCAGGCTCAGTATAAAAGAGATGTATCAAGACTGGAAGATAAACTGAAATTTGGCAAATTCCCTTCCACTCAGCAGTCATTACCAGAAAGTGATGGCGGACCAGGGAATAATAGGAATCAGAAGGAATACATTAAGCAAGAACCACATTTTGAAAAGTGGCAACCAATTGGTAAGATTCTTATCTCACTGCTGCTGGGAATGGTGTGTACACAAATGCCATGTCCACTATGATTTTAGTCttttaaacatattcatatatataatataatatatatatatatatatataatatatatatatataatctctctctcctctctctctcctcttctctctctcctcttctctcctctctctctctctctctctctctatatatatatatatatatatatatatatatatatatagctctatgaGTTGCATTGATGCTTACGTGCTTAACTCAATTCTGAGGGGcttggcatgtatgtacatgccatgcccattgtgagtttactttattaattgtttttatacatagatggctacacttgtactaagtcaccaattaGCCAATTACAAGTGCTGCCTGTCTCGCCAGTTTACCCTTATccatgatttacaaaaatattttacattatcttattttgctgttactaatgtttataacattatagtaattatagtgtctataataaagataacaccattgatattcatagcattagtaaaaaatgcatttttcctggaaaggtgaaatcaggtaaggtcacaaggtctactaattgacttctATGTgcctaagcactagcagagccatctatgtgcagagacattttgcaaaaataaaagagCCGATCACCAAGGTGTCAGAAATAAGTCCTACCTGTCAtgcttgtttatctttttcctttatttattttttttttttttacatccctattagtattgttagtaattaataattataacttcaataattataatggcaTCAACAAtgaattatacaa comes from Penaeus monodon isolate SGIC_2016 chromosome 5, NSTDA_Pmon_1, whole genome shotgun sequence and encodes:
- the LOC119573505 gene encoding uncharacterized protein LOC119573505; translated protein: MFWMTFLNAVMKLLTNNFNAYRKIIQGLQAQYKRDVSRLEDKLKFGKFPSTQQSLPESDGGPGNNRNQKEYIKQEPHFEKWQPIGQIKSWFRHKKGTPRQVCVTTLSRGMLKIDKGRVFKNPHIHWKA